One window of the Candidatus Schekmanbacteria bacterium genome contains the following:
- a CDS encoding adenine nucleotide alpha hydrolase — protein MKRRTLLSWSSGKDSAWALYKLQQDPEIDLVGIFSTVNKKFNRIAMHGVKVELLYLQAECIGLPLQLIEIPYPCSNEEYEEKMARFVEKSKQNKIDCFAFGDLFLEDIRKYREEKLKGTGIAPIFPIWGIPTDKLSEEMINKGLKAVITCVDPKQISETFIGRSYDKSFLNNIPKDIDPCGENGEFHSFAYGGPMFEKDMKISVGKIVRRDGFVFVDVSAKGN, from the coding sequence ATGAAAAGAAGAACTCTTTTGTCTTGGAGCAGTGGTAAAGACAGCGCTTGGGCATTATACAAATTACAACAGGACCCCGAAATTGATTTAGTCGGAATATTTTCCACTGTTAATAAAAAATTCAATCGTATAGCGATGCATGGTGTAAAAGTTGAACTTTTATATTTACAGGCAGAATGCATTGGTCTTCCTTTACAATTAATTGAAATACCCTATCCGTGCAGCAATGAGGAATATGAAGAAAAAATGGCTCGATTTGTTGAAAAATCAAAACAAAATAAAATTGACTGCTTTGCATTTGGAGATTTGTTTCTTGAAGATATACGGAAATACAGGGAAGAAAAACTAAAAGGAACAGGCATTGCACCTATTTTCCCAATATGGGGAATACCGACTGATAAATTGTCAGAAGAAATGATCAACAAAGGTTTAAAAGCAGTAATTACTTGTGTCGATCCTAAACAAATTTCAGAGACTTTCATTGGCAGAAGTTATGATAAATCATTTCTGAATAATATCCCGAAAGATATTGACCCCTGCGGTGAAAATGGAGAATTTCATAGTTTTGCTTACGGCGGACCTATGTTTGAAAAGGATATGAAAATATCCGTAGGAAAGATTGTTCGTCGTGATGGTTTCGTATTTGTCGATGTTTCAGCAAAAGGAAATTGA